Below is a genomic region from Candidatus Schneideria nysicola.
GTCAACAATGGTTAGCACTAGATATTGAAGCCGGATATCCAATAATAGATAAGAAAACGAGTAACAGATTTCTACCCCAATCTGCTAATATGCAAGAACTTGGAGGTATTAGCTTTAATAAGGGATGTTATTCTGGTCAAGAAATTATCGCTCGTAACAAGTATAGAGGTCGGAACAAGTTTGCTTTATATTCTCTTGAAGGAAGAACCCATTTTCTTCCCTCTGCGGGAGATTCTCTAGAATCAGAAATTGATATGAATCAATGGTGCGATATAGGGACCGTTTTGGCTTCCTGTCACTTGAGGGAAGGAATAGTATTAATCCAGGCAATATTGAAAAGGGAACTAATTGTAAACAACTATTTAAGATTAAAAAATAAAAATATATTGTTTCATATACGACCTTTACCTTATCCTTTATTAATTAGTAACTAAAAATACTAATGCTTCGCAGGCAATTCCCTCCTCTCTACCTAAAAATCCTAGTTTTTCTGTTGTACAGGCTTTAATACTAATTTTATCTATATGAGTAGAAAGATCTCTCGAAATATTTAAACGCATCTCCTGAATATAGTGGGAGAGTTGGGGTTTTTGTGCAATGACTGTCATATCGATATTACCAATTTTATATCCTTTTTCTTGAATTTTCTTCCATGTATTATATAGTAATATACGACTGTTTATTTTTTTTAAACTTGGATTAGTATCTGGGAAAAATTTTCCTATATCGCCAAGTGCTATTGCACCCAATAACGCATCTATCAAAGCATGTATAACAACATCTCCATCGGAATGAGCAATAATCCCTCTTGTAAATGGAATGACAACACCTCCTATTACTAGGACATCCTTATTACTATTACTAAATTTATGTACATCGAATCCATGTCCTATACGCATAATATTACTCTCTCTCTATCTTTTTTCATTGTAAATTTTAGAAAGATAAAAAGTAGCTAATTCAAGATCTTCTTTATAAGTTACTTTAATGTTACTGTTACTACAAGGAATTAAGAGTGGTTGATATCCACAATACTCCATGGCTGAAGCTTCATCCGTAATTGTTGCTCCTTCTCGTAAAGCTTTTCCTAGACAGTATTTTAGTAAATCAAAATTAAATAATTGAGGTGTTAATGCACGCCATAATCTATCACGTTTAATAGTATAACTAATATTTTTTTCTCTCAAAGAAGCACGCTTAACTGTATCGTTAATTCGCGTGGCTAAAATACCTCCTACTTTAGAATATTTAGTAATTTTCATAAGACGGCATAGATCATAGTATTTTAAACAAGGTCTAACAGCATCGTGTGTTAAGATCCAATTCGTTGTTTTATTCTTTATATTAGATAGAGCTGCCATAACCGAAATAGATCGAGAATATCCACCAATTACTACTGTACTAACTTTTGAATGCATAGCTATTGGTAGTTTATAAAACCATTTATCTGTAATATTGAGTACTACTACTATTTGACAAAATAATTTATGAGATAGTAAAGGGAAGATAGCATGTTCTAATATTGTTTTGTTCCCAATAGTTAAATATTGTTTAGGAATAGAACTTTGCATACGATGTCCTCTTCCTGCCGCAGGTAGAATTGCAATGATTTTGGGATATGATTGATACATATAGATATTTTCTTATTCTCTAGATTTTTCTAGAACTAAACGATAAAATATTTCATTAGATTTAATCATACCAAGATCATAACGTGCACGTTCTTCAATAGCTTCCTCTCCTTTTTTTAAGATATTAATTTCTCTATATAGATTATTATTTCTTATTTTAATTTTTTTATTATTGTTTTTTCTCTCTAGAATACTATTCTTGATAGAATAGTAATCATAAATACCATTTTTATTCAACCAAAGTGAATATTGTAAGAAAATTAAAATTATTAGTAATAATAATGAAGTTATATTCATATTCTAAATATAAGTTTTATAAATATCATTCTACAATTTAAAAAAAAATAGTAAAGTTTTCTTTATTTTTATTGATAGAACTCCTCATATTACTTTCTAAAAAAAAGTAACTAAGTAAAATAATACTAGGATTATTAAAGTGAAAACACGATTGAATTATAGCTCAAAGCTATACTTTATTTTTTTAATGTGTATTGCTTTAATTTGTAAAGCAGAAATTCAAATAAAGATAACAGGAATAGATAATAAAGAACTGAAAAACAGTATTTTTTTTCAATTATCTAATAATCTTAACTTAACTAATATAACTATAAATAATTTTTATAAAAAGAGAATAGAGAATCTAGTAAAAGAATGTTTGCATTTTTTTGGATATTATACTCCAACTATTTTTACATTCTTTAATAAAGAAGAAAATATCATAACATTACATATTACAATAGGAAAACCGACAATTATAGTAGGAATTCAAGTGGTTATCTATGGTGAAGCTAAAAATGATATTGATTTCCAAAATATAATAAAAAAAACTCAATCCAATCATTTAGGAAAAAAAATTAATCATAGAGAATACGAAAATTTTAAAAATGATTTATTAAATTTAGCAATACAAAAAGGTTACCTTGATTCTGTATTTAAAAAACATCAGCTTAGTGTTTTTCCAAATTATTCTCAAGCATATTGGGATATTATATTTGATAGTGGTAAACGTTATTGTTTTAACAAACTGAATTTTTCAGGATCACAAATACGAGAAGACTATTTAAAAAATATTTATAAAATACAAGAAGGTGATCCTTATAATGTTAAAATATTAGCAGATTTGAATCATCGTTTAATAAGTACTGATTGGTTTAGTTCAGTTAGAATTGAACCTAATATGACTAAAGATAAAGAAGAAAAAATACTTACATTAAATACTATTTTAATACCTAATACTACTAATAATATTGAAACAGGTGTTGGATATACTACTGGGACTGGACCAGAGATAAAACTTATTTGGAATAAACCGTGGATTAACTCAAGAGGATATAGATTTGATAGTGATTTTAGTATAGCAGAAGATAATCAAAAAGCTAATTTAGCATTGAAAATACCATTATTTGAATCTCCACTTGAAAAATTTTACTTAATCAAATCAAGATTTAATCGTCAAAATATAAATAATGTTCCGTCTTATTTGATTAATTTAGATATTTCACGATATTGGAATATCGTAGATAGAGATAGTTGGAAAAAAGCAATAAATTTACGCTGTAGTTTTCATTATCAACCTAATATAAAAAAAACTACTATATTAATTTATCCTGGAATTTATATTAGTCGTATTAGACAAAAAGGAGATATTATCCCTATTTGGGGCGATAGTCAACGTTATTTAGTTGATGTATCCTATAGTATTTGGAGTTCAGATGTAAACTTTTTCGTTTTTCAAGCTCAAAATACATGGATACGTACGATAGCTAAAAAAAATCGTTTCATAATACGTACTAATTTTGGTTGGATTGGCAGTGATAATTTTAAATATGTTCCATTTTCTTTACGTTTTTTTGCTGGAGGAGAATATAGTATACGAGGTTATAAATATAATGTTATCTATCCAAAAGATAGCGAAGGAAAATGTACTGGAGCATCTAGATTAGCTATTGGTTCAATAGAATATCAATATAATTTTTTTGATAAATGTTGGTTTACAATATTTATAGATGGAGGAGAAGCAACAAATAAATTTCGTAATATTAATTATAAAATAGGTATAGGTAGTGGCCTAAGATGGATCACTCCAATCGGTCCGATTAAATTGGATTGTGCCAATAAATTTACAAAATTAAGAATAAAAAAAGGATTACAATTTCACTTTGGATTAGGATCGGAATTATGATTCCATTAAAAAAAACCCATTTTATTCTAATAATAAGTCTTTTATTAGTAGGAACGGCAATATTTTTATTCCATACAAAAATTGGATTAAATTTTTTAATAAATGGTGTCATTCAATTTATTCCTGGTTTAAAAATAAATTCATTTGATGGAAATTGGAAAAAATTAGAATTATTTCAAATAAGCTATCAAATACCAGGAATTAATATATATGTAAATCAAGCGCATATTTCATTAAAATTCAGATATTTATTTATAGGTCGTATTTATATAAATCAATTATCTTTAAATGATACCTTAATTAATATTAAGAGAGATAATGCAATAAGATTATTCTATAATTTGAATAAAAAAAATACTATTTTTAGTTCTTTATTATTTAATAAATTATTAGTAAAAAATTTAAAAATTCAAAAGGATAATATTTTAATCTCGGTGAATAGAGGTAATACTTCCTTAATGAAGAAGGCTAATAATCAGATCGTTATCGGTCCTACATATATTACGGATTTATTTATTAAAATAGAAAAAGAAATATTTTATAGAAAAATAGATATAGTAGAAAATACTATAAATAAAAATATAATGAAATTTTCTTTAAATTGTATAAATCAATATAATATTAGTAAGATTTTATCTTTTAAACCATTAGTCACACAATCTATTTTACCTACTATTATATCTTTTATAAATTCAATAAGCTTAATATTAGAAGATTTTCAAGTAAAAAATTTACATATTTATAATATTAAGAATAATAATATAATCTTTACTAAGATGAATACAAGATTCTTCATTAAGAATCAGTGTATAAATTTAGTCTCATTCAATCTGGTTTCTTCTCATTCTCTATTCCGAGCTTCAGGAAAAATCTTATTTAATTTAAATAAGAATTGTCATATTGATTTACATACTCATGTAAATTTTTTTTCTTTAAAAAAAGAAGAATTTGATATCGATATTACAGGAGATTTATATAAAGAAATATGTAGTGTTTTTAGATTTTACTCTCCAATATGTGCTAAATTGATATTTAGAATAAATTTTATAGATTCAGTTTATCCCATAACAGTACATTTTTTTAGTGATCAATTAAAAAATTTCAATAATAATGTTTCCTCATTTTTATTAAAAAATATAACGTTCAAATTAAGTAAAAGAAAATCTAATTATTTTTTGATATTAAACACATTATTAGTTTTTCATACAGATTCTCATTCTCAGACTCCACCCATTAGAATTTCTATTTGTGGAAATGGAAATAAAAATTTTTTTACTTTCACAAAAGTGAAAATTACTTCGGCTTCTAATTACCAAACTCAACTAAAATTTCTTCTTAATTTTAATAAAAAATATATTATTTGGGATGGTAAATTTATTTTAAATCACTTTATTTATCATAATAAATGGAGATTACCTTTTCAATTACAAGAAAAATATAATTTAAAATATAATGATAGTTCTTATACTTTAGAGAATATCGTTTTTGATATTAAAGGAAATATTAAATTTTTTCCTAAATATTATAGGTGGGAATGCTTATTCTTGAAGGAATCTCATCTTCTAAGATTTACAGGTAAAATTAATCATCTTTGGGAATTTAATGCTCATTTTTATAGATACAATCATAACAAACTGAAATTTACTGGATATATTAAAGGAAAAATAACAATTTATAAAGAGAAAAATAAATATAAAAAATTATTTATTGATATAGATATGAAAAATTTAAAATTTTCTAATTACTATTTAAAAAGCATATTTATTGAATGGATAATTTATTATAAAAAAAATCATTCTACCAATATTTTTCATATTGTTATTAGTCAATTACAAATTAAAAAATTTATGTTTAATAATATTGTATTGAAAATAATAAGCAATATAAATCAAAAAAGTATACAATTAGCTATGGATAGAAATATAAGAATTAAAATTGAGGGTAATTTTAATAATATTAATTACTGGTTTGGGGTAGTTAATCAACAGTTGACATATATAAATGGTTGGATACTAAATAAAAATAGTTATTTCTATTATAGAAATAATCAATTCATTATGAGTTCTCATTCTTGGAAAAAATTGAATGCCTATATTTTTATACCTAATAATATTGAAATTACACCTTTATCATCGATAGGTACAATATTTATTAAAGATATTGATTTATCTACATATAATAAATTTCTATCAAAAAATGTAAAAATAATTGGTAAATTTTCCGGAAAAATTGAATTATTTGTAGATAAAGGATTATTATCTCTATATTTATCTATATTGGGTAATACTATAGAAATTCATCAATTAACTCAAAATAATATAATTAGCTTAATTAAAATAGATTATTTTAATCTTAATGGTTCTATAAATCTAGATTCTTTTTACTTTAACTACTTTAGTAAAATAGCAGAAGGTTATTTAACTGGAGTAATGAATCTCAATATCAAAAATAAAAATATTTTAGGATCAATTAAAATTAAGCACATTGCTTTTTCTAATTTTGATATTTTTCAATTTGGAAAAAGAGTGAATGGTTTTATTGATGCTAATTTAAATTTTAATGGAGTAATCCCTCTACTAAAAATTTATGGATCATTGAAATTCCATAATTTATATTTGGATGAAGATGAAGAAAATTCATTCATTTTAATAAATGGAAGTGAAATTATTTTTAATTTTAATGGAAACACCGCTAAAATACATGGTACAGCATATATAAATCAAAACAAAATTTCTTTACATGGAAATCTTGATTGGAGATATAAAGTTAACTCCAATATACGATTAATATTAAAAAGTGAACATATTCAATTAGAAAATTCAATATTAAAATTAGATTTTTTACCATCTTTTACATGCAATATCAATCCTATATTATTATCTATAAATGGGGAAATACATATTCCATATGCACGTATTGAATTAAAAAATTTTTCTCCAAATACTATAAAATTATCTTATGATGAAGTTCTTTTCTTCCAGGAAGAAAAGAAAGAATTTTTAAATAAAAATAGCATTATATTTTGTCCTATTTTAAATAATTTATCTATATCCTTAGGAGAAAATGTACAAATTAATGCTCTAGGGTTACGTACAAAATTACAGGGTAATCTACAAATATTCCGTGAAAATAATAGAATAGGATTACATGGAAAAATAGATATTCATTCGGGTTATTGTCATTTTTATGGCAGAAAATTAATAATAAAAACAGGACTACTATTATTTTCAGGTCCAATAGATCAACCATATATATATATCGAAGCTATACGTCATCCAGATTCTACTATTCATAATATTACTGCTGGTGTACGTATTACAGGATTACTTGATCAACTCAAAATAAATTTTTTTTCTAATACAGCTCAATCTAAAGAGGAAGCAATTTCTTATTTTATAAGAGGACAGGGATTAAATTCTTCTTTTCTATATGATGGAACCTTCACATCATTATTAATTGGAATGGGAATTGCACAAAGTGAAAAAATATTAGAAAAATTTGGAATAATATTTGGTATGAATAATCTTATATTACAGACACAGGGAGTGGGTAAAAATTCTCAATTAGTTTTAAGTGGATATTTGCCACTAGGTTTACATATTAAATATGGTATAGGAATATTTGATTCTTTGGAATCTTTAAGTATAAGATATTGTTTAATGCCTAACTTTTTTTTAGAATCTAATATAAATCGAACTATACATTTATTATATCATATTCGTTTTTAGAATATTTATATTCTTAATATTGATCATGGAAAATATAAATCTTTACATTTTTTTTTAATTTGTTATGATATCTTTGATTATTTATATTAAAAGTATTTATTTTAGGAGTGATCATGATACTTACTGCACGTAAAGCGCCTGATTTTACGGCTTCTGCTGTTTTAGGAAATGGAGAGATTATTCATAATTTTAATTTAGAAAGTTACATAAAAAATAAATTTGCTGTTATATTTTTTTGGCCTATGGACTTTACATTTGTATGTCCGTCTGAATTAATAGCATTTGATAAACGTTATCAAGAATTTCAAAAGAGAAATGTTGAAATTATAGGTATTTCTTGTGATTCTGAATTTGTTCATAGCGCATGGAGAAATATACCTCCAGAAAAAGGAGGAATTGGTTTGATTCAATATCCTATGATAGCTGATATTAAACATGAAATTATAAAAGCATACGGTATTGAACATCCAGATATTGGTGTTGCGTTACGTGGCTCCTTTTTAATTGATAAAAAAGGGTTTGTCAGACATCAAGTTATAAATGATTTACCTTTAGGACGTAATGTAGATGAAACCTTAAGAATGGTTGATGCTTTACAATTTCATGAACTTCATGGTGAAGTCTGTCCTGCTCAATGGGAAAAAGGAAAAGAAGGAATTCATCCTTCAATTAAAGGTATATCTAATTTTTTATCTAAAAATTTAAAAGAATTATAAGTATTTTTATATATATTATAATATAACAAATAGATAGTATCATAATTTTACTATTTTAATTTCTTATTATATTAACGTTCAATACTAAATTTTTAGAGATTTTAGAGAATAAAATGCAGCTTAAACGTGTAGCCGAAGCTAATTTACCTACTCCATGGGGAGATTTTTTAATAGTTGGATTCATTGAGAAAAATACTGGTCATAACCATATAGCATTAATTTATGGGAATATTTTTAATTCTTCTTCAGTTTTAGCCCGAGTACATTCAGAATGTTTAACTGGGGATGCATTATTTAGTTTACGTTGCGATTGTGGTTTTCAGTTAGAGTCTGCTTTATCGTATATTGCTCAAGAAAAAAATGGAGTTCTTCTTTATCATCGTCAAGAAGGAAGAAATATAGGTCTTATAAATAAAATTAGAGCTTATAAATTACAAGATAAAGGAGCAGATACGGTTGAAGCTAATCATAAATTAGGATTTGCTGCCGATGAAAGAGATTTTACGGTATGTGCTGATATGTTTAAGCTATTAGGTGTTCAAAAAGTACGATTACTTACTAATAATCCTAATAAAGTAGATATTCTTACTCAAGCAGGTATCAATATTATTGAACGTGTTCCACTAATTGTAGGGAGGAATCCTAAAAATGCTCATTATTTAGATACAAAGGAAAAAAAAATGGGACATCTTTTAAAATTTTATTAAAATTTTTCTTTATTCTTTTAAAAGAAATTGGATAATATTAATTAATTCGTTATTAAAAGTATGGATAGATGATCTATCTAAATGTTCAGTTAGTATCATATATTTCCCATAAATAAATATAGTTGGTATATATCTTAATTGTAAATCTTTTACAGCCTTTCTTTGTTTATACATTAAATCATCTACTTTTTTACTATTCCAAATAGAATTATATTCTTCTCTATTCATTTTTGTATGTTTAATCAAGATATTATGAATATATTCTATAGAATGTGATGGTGTTTCTTGAATTGCTCTAAATATTAGAGGACCTATTTGTTCATCTATTCCAAGATGTATTGCGACAGACCAAGCTTGTGTTAATTGAGAACCTAAAGGACCCATAAAATCGATATGATACTTTATAATTTTATAATATTTATCTTTATCTAGTGATTTTTGTAAAATATTAAAAATATGATACTTACATTCCATTTCGTAACAATGGAAACAATAAAAGGAAAAGAAAACTAATATGGTAGGAAATTCTTTATCTATAGGATTGCTATGTAATTGAACATATTCTCTCCCTCTAGTTACTTTGACTGAAGAACTTTCACTACACATAAAAATAATGATAATTATTAAAAAAATTATAGTGATTTTTTTCATTAAAATTGTCTATCTTTATAAAAGATATAATAGTAGACATATATATTATGTATTAATTAAAATTACTCTTATTAAATTTTAATATCTAAATTAAAAGGAACCGATCCTAATGTTTCTTCAATCCGTAAAAGTTGATTATATTTTGCTACTCTTTCTGATCGAGTTACAGACCCTGTTTTTATTTGACGTGCATCTGTTCCTACAGCTAAATCTGCAATTGTTACATCTTCAGTTTCACCTGAACGATGGGAGATAATAGTTTTATATCCTGATTTTTTAGCAATACGAATAGTTTCTAGAGTTTCGGTAAGAGAACCAATTTGATTCAATTTAATTAATATAGCATTAGCAATACCATTCTGAATGCCCTTCTTAAGTAAATTTACATTTGTAACAAATAAATCATCACCAACAATTTGAATTTTCTCTCCAAGATTTTTAGTTTGATAGAAGAAACCAGACCAATCAGATTCATCCATCCCATCTTCAATAGAAAGAATTGGATATTTTTTAGATAATCTAAAAAGATAATTAGTGAATTCTTCAAAATTAAAAGATTTTTTCTCATTTTTTAAGATATAGCTTTTAGAGGATTTATCAAACAATTCCGAAGCGGCACAATCAATAGCTAGTGTAATGTCTTTACCCCAAATATAATTAGATTTTTCTACTGCTTCTTTAATTAAATCGAATGCTAAAATATTTGATTCTAAATTAGGGGCATATCCACCTTCATCACCTACTGTAGTATTCATATTATTCTGTTTCAGTATAAGACCTAAATTTTGAAAAACTTCCACACCCATACGTACTGCTTCTTTAAAACTTTTTGCGCCAATAGGTTGAATCATAAATTCTTGAATATCAAGGTTATTATCTGCATGTTTCCCACCATTAATAATATTAATCATTGGTAAAGGCATAGAAAATTTACCAGGTGTACCATTTAATTCTGATATATACTTATAAAAAGGTAAACGTCTATAAGATGCTGCCGCTTTTGCTACCGCTATTGATACAGCTAAAATAGAATTTGCACCAAATTTTGATTTATTTGACGTTCCATCTGCATTAATCATTAAATTATCAATAGCTACTTGATCTTCAGCATACTGACCCACTATTATATTAAATAATTCTATATTAATGATATTTACTGCTTGAGTCACACCTTTTCCTAAAAAACGAGATTGATCCTTATCACGTAATTCTATAGCTTCATAAGTCCCAACAGAAGCTCCAGAAGGGACAGAAGCAACTCCTATAAAATTTCCTTGTAAATGAACTTCTGCTTCGACAGTAGGATTTCCTCGAGAATCTATAATTTCACGACCTATTACTTTTATAATTTTTGACATTGTAATTCTCCTGTTATATTAATTAAAATTAATTTATATTAATTAAAATTAATATAATAAATTTTTATTAATGAGATTTTTGATATTCATTCGCTGCTTTGATAAAATCTATAAATAAAGGATGACTATTACGAGGAGTTGAAGCGAATTCTGGATGAAATTGACTTGCAATAAACCAAGGATGTTTAGGATATTCTATAATTTCTACTAGATTATCTTCTATAGATAATCCTGCTATCAATAATCCCGCTTGCTTAATATCTTTTAGTAATGTATTATTTACTATATATCTATGACGATGTCTTTCTATAATAATAGATTTGCCATATATACGTTGAGATAACGTACCTGTAATTAATTTACAAAATTTATTACCTAAACGCATTTTTCCAATTAAATTATTTCTATAATTTGATGAAAAATTATTGATACTTTTTTTCTCCTCAAGAAGATAAATTATTGGATACGTACAATTTAAATCAAACTCAGTAGAATTTGCATTTTTAATGTTTACTACATTTCTAGCAAATTCAATAATAGCTATTTGCATCCCTAAACATATTCCAAAATATGGGATGTTATTTTCTCTTGCAAATTTAACTGTTTCAATTTTTCCTTCTATCCCTCTAGAACCAAATCCTCCTGGAATTAAAATGCCATCAAGACCTTTTA
It encodes:
- the ispD gene encoding 2-C-methyl-D-erythritol 4-phosphate cytidylyltransferase, coding for MYQSYPKIIAILPAAGRGHRMQSSIPKQYLTIGNKTILEHAIFPLLSHKLFCQIVVVLNITDKWFYKLPIAMHSKVSTVVIGGYSRSISVMAALSNIKNKTTNWILTHDAVRPCLKYYDLCRLMKITKYSKVGGILATRINDTVKRASLREKNISYTIKRDRLWRALTPQLFNFDLLKYCLGKALREGATITDEASAMEYCGYQPLLIPCSNSNIKVTYKEDLELATFYLSKIYNEKR
- the ispF gene encoding 2-C-methyl-D-erythritol 2,4-cyclodiphosphate synthase is translated as MRIGHGFDVHKFSNSNKDVLVIGGVVIPFTRGIIAHSDGDVVIHALIDALLGAIALGDIGKFFPDTNPSLKKINSRILLYNTWKKIQEKGYKIGNIDMTVIAQKPQLSHYIQEMRLNISRDLSTHIDKISIKACTTEKLGFLGREEGIACEALVFLVTN
- the ftsB gene encoding cell division protein FtsB; this encodes MNITSLLLLIILIFLQYSLWLNKNGIYDYYSIKNSILERKNNNKKIKIRNNNLYREINILKKGEEAIEERARYDLGMIKSNEIFYRLVLEKSRE
- a CDS encoding DsbA family protein, which produces MKKITIIFLIIIIIFMCSESSSVKVTRGREYVQLHSNPIDKEFPTILVFFSFYCFHCYEMECKYHIFNILQKSLDKDKYYKIIKYHIDFMGPLGSQLTQAWSVAIHLGIDEQIGPLIFRAIQETPSHSIEYIHNILIKHTKMNREEYNSIWNSKKVDDLMYKQRKAVKDLQLRYIPTIFIYGKYMILTEHLDRSSIHTFNNELINIIQFLLKE
- a CDS encoding translocation/assembly module TamB domain-containing protein, translated to MIPLKKTHFILIISLLLVGTAIFLFHTKIGLNFLINGVIQFIPGLKINSFDGNWKKLELFQISYQIPGINIYVNQAHISLKFRYLFIGRIYINQLSLNDTLINIKRDNAIRLFYNLNKKNTIFSSLLFNKLLVKNLKIQKDNILISVNRGNTSLMKKANNQIVIGPTYITDLFIKIEKEIFYRKIDIVENTINKNIMKFSLNCINQYNISKILSFKPLVTQSILPTIISFINSISLILEDFQVKNLHIYNIKNNNIIFTKMNTRFFIKNQCINLVSFNLVSSHSLFRASGKILFNLNKNCHIDLHTHVNFFSLKKEEFDIDITGDLYKEICSVFRFYSPICAKLIFRINFIDSVYPITVHFFSDQLKNFNNNVSSFLLKNITFKLSKRKSNYFLILNTLLVFHTDSHSQTPPIRISICGNGNKNFFTFTKVKITSASNYQTQLKFLLNFNKKYIIWDGKFILNHFIYHNKWRLPFQLQEKYNLKYNDSSYTLENIVFDIKGNIKFFPKYYRWECLFLKESHLLRFTGKINHLWEFNAHFYRYNHNKLKFTGYIKGKITIYKEKNKYKKLFIDIDMKNLKFSNYYLKSIFIEWIIYYKKNHSTNIFHIVISQLQIKKFMFNNIVLKIISNINQKSIQLAMDRNIRIKIEGNFNNINYWFGVVNQQLTYINGWILNKNSYFYYRNNQFIMSSHSWKKLNAYIFIPNNIEITPLSSIGTIFIKDIDLSTYNKFLSKNVKIIGKFSGKIELFVDKGLLSLYLSILGNTIEIHQLTQNNIISLIKIDYFNLNGSINLDSFYFNYFSKIAEGYLTGVMNLNIKNKNILGSIKIKHIAFSNFDIFQFGKRVNGFIDANLNFNGVIPLLKIYGSLKFHNLYLDEDEENSFILINGSEIIFNFNGNTAKIHGTAYINQNKISLHGNLDWRYKVNSNIRLILKSEHIQLENSILKLDFLPSFTCNINPILLSINGEIHIPYARIELKNFSPNTIKLSYDEVLFFQEEKKEFLNKNSIIFCPILNNLSISLGENVQINALGLRTKLQGNLQIFRENNRIGLHGKIDIHSGYCHFYGRKLIIKTGLLLFSGPIDQPYIYIEAIRHPDSTIHNITAGVRITGLLDQLKINFFSNTAQSKEEAISYFIRGQGLNSSFLYDGTFTSLLIGMGIAQSEKILEKFGIIFGMNNLILQTQGVGKNSQLVLSGYLPLGLHIKYGIGIFDSLESLSIRYCLMPNFFLESNINRTIHLLYHIRF
- a CDS encoding autotransporter assembly complex protein TamA, producing MCIALICKAEIQIKITGIDNKELKNSIFFQLSNNLNLTNITINNFYKKRIENLVKECLHFFGYYTPTIFTFFNKEENIITLHITIGKPTIIVGIQVVIYGEAKNDIDFQNIIKKTQSNHLGKKINHREYENFKNDLLNLAIQKGYLDSVFKKHQLSVFPNYSQAYWDIIFDSGKRYCFNKLNFSGSQIREDYLKNIYKIQEGDPYNVKILADLNHRLISTDWFSSVRIEPNMTKDKEEKILTLNTILIPNTTNNIETGVGYTTGTGPEIKLIWNKPWINSRGYRFDSDFSIAEDNQKANLALKIPLFESPLEKFYLIKSRFNRQNINNVPSYLINLDISRYWNIVDRDSWKKAINLRCSFHYQPNIKKTTILIYPGIYISRIRQKGDIIPIWGDSQRYLVDVSYSIWSSDVNFFVFQAQNTWIRTIAKKNRFIIRTNFGWIGSDNFKYVPFSLRFFAGGEYSIRGYKYNVIYPKDSEGKCTGASRLAIGSIEYQYNFFDKCWFTIFIDGGEATNKFRNINYKIGIGSGLRWITPIGPIKLDCANKFTKLRIKKGLQFHFGLGSEL
- a CDS encoding peroxiredoxin C, which translates into the protein MILTARKAPDFTASAVLGNGEIIHNFNLESYIKNKFAVIFFWPMDFTFVCPSELIAFDKRYQEFQKRNVEIIGISCDSEFVHSAWRNIPPEKGGIGLIQYPMIADIKHEIIKAYGIEHPDIGVALRGSFLIDKKGFVRHQVINDLPLGRNVDETLRMVDALQFHELHGEVCPAQWEKGKEGIHPSIKGISNFLSKNLKEL
- the eno gene encoding phosphopyruvate hydratase — translated: MSKIIKVIGREIIDSRGNPTVEAEVHLQGNFIGVASVPSGASVGTYEAIELRDKDQSRFLGKGVTQAVNIINIELFNIIVGQYAEDQVAIDNLMINADGTSNKSKFGANSILAVSIAVAKAAASYRRLPFYKYISELNGTPGKFSMPLPMINIINGGKHADNNLDIQEFMIQPIGAKSFKEAVRMGVEVFQNLGLILKQNNMNTTVGDEGGYAPNLESNILAFDLIKEAVEKSNYIWGKDITLAIDCAASELFDKSSKSYILKNEKKSFNFEEFTNYLFRLSKKYPILSIEDGMDESDWSGFFYQTKNLGEKIQIVGDDLFVTNVNLLKKGIQNGIANAILIKLNQIGSLTETLETIRIAKKSGYKTIISHRSGETEDVTIADLAVGTDARQIKTGSVTRSERVAKYNQLLRIEETLGSVPFNLDIKI
- the ribA gene encoding GTP cyclohydrolase II, yielding MQLKRVAEANLPTPWGDFLIVGFIEKNTGHNHIALIYGNIFNSSSVLARVHSECLTGDALFSLRCDCGFQLESALSYIAQEKNGVLLYHRQEGRNIGLINKIRAYKLQDKGADTVEANHKLGFAADERDFTVCADMFKLLGVQKVRLLTNNPNKVDILTQAGINIIERVPLIVGRNPKNAHYLDTKEKKMGHLLKFY